One Rhizoctonia solani chromosome 3, complete sequence genomic region harbors:
- a CDS encoding ribosomal protein L30p/L7e, whose amino-acid sequence MNLSRIITRGIATTSNQPTTSVPTHFRITLRRSAIGLPKSSQRTLEALGIHRRGATVFQKHSPEAAGKILRVKELVGVENVPASEVKTKQQMRQERKAVRGYSVVERWKKTSTL is encoded by the coding sequence ATGAACTTGTCACGCATAATCACTCGCGGTATAGCCACCACCTCCAACCAACCGACTACTTCTGTACCCACCCACTTCCGCATCACACTCCGTCGCTCGGCCATCGGCCTTCCTAAATCCTCTCAACGTACGCTTGAAGCGCTTGGAATACATAGGAGGGGTGCAACCGTATTTCAAAAACACTCTCCAGAAGCGGCAGGAAAGATCCTGAGGGTAAAGGAATTGGTCGGGGTCGAGAATGTACCAGCGAGCGAGGTCAAGACAAAGCAACAAATGAGGCAGGAAAGAAAGGCTGTCAGAGGCTACTCGGTCGTTGAAAGATGGAAAAAAACTAGCACTTTGTAG